A stretch of Perognathus longimembris pacificus isolate PPM17 chromosome 1, ASM2315922v1, whole genome shotgun sequence DNA encodes these proteins:
- the Mospd3 gene encoding motile sperm domain-containing protein 3: MRRGAPQDQELVGPGAPGRGSRGAPPPAGLVVPVLVFPPDLVFRADQRSGPRQLLTLYNPTGTALRFRVLCTAPAKYTVFDAEGFVRPQSCIDIVIRHVAPIPSHYDVQDRFRIELSEEGAEGRMVGRKDITSVLRAPAYPLELQEQPEPAPHPGPPAWTAPLPARQFQDNPRQQLATSSFLLFLLTGVVSVAFLLLPLQDELGSQLPQVLHVSLGQKLVAAYVLGLLTMVFLRT; the protein is encoded by the exons ATGCGCCGAGGGGCGCCCCAGGACCAGGAGCTGGTGGGTCCGGGGGCCCCTGGGCGGGGGTCccggggcgcccctcctcccgcgGGACTCGTGGTCCCGGTGCTGGTCTTTCCACCGGATCTAGTATTCAGGGCGGACCAAAGGAGCGGACCCCGGCAGCTGCTGACTCTCTACAACCCTACGGGAACTGCGCTCCGCTTCCGAG TTCTGTGCACAGCACCTGCCAAATATACGGTGTTTGACGCAGAAGGGTTCGTGAGGCCTCAGTCCTGCATTGACAT AGTGATTCGCCATGTGGCCCCCATTCCCAGCCACTATGATGTCCAGGATCGCTTCCGCATTGAGCTGTCTGAGGAGGGGGCTGAGGGCCGAATGGTGGGACGGAAGGACATTACCTCCGTACTGAGGGCCCCAGCATACCCCCTTGAGCTTCAAGAACAGCCTGAGCCAGCACCTCACCCAGGACCACCTGCCtggacagcaccacttccagccagaCAGTTCCAAGACA ACCCCCGCCAGCAACTGGCCACCAGCTCCTTCCTGCTCTTCTTGCTGACGGGCGTAGTCTCTGTGGCCTTCCTACTGCTCCCGCTCCAGGATGAACTGGGCAGCCAGCTGCCACAAGTCCTCCATGTCTCCTTGGGACAGAAGTTGGTGGCAGCTTATGTGTTAG GCCTCCTCACCATGGTGTTCCTCCGGACCTGA
- the Tfr2 gene encoding transferrin receptor protein 2 isoform X1, which yields MAFPSPPFFSSHTPNSLLLRTLYLPHSYQHPEDHYFQILLHPLFQSHVYPAHPPQQQWSPQPSQTIYKRVEGPSQGRLEEEEEDREEGPELPVHFCPMELKGPEPLGSRPGLPVHIPWAEAGRRAAPYLVLTALLIFTGAFLLGYVAFRGSCQACGDSVLVVSEDGNYEPGPDSRQGTLYWSDLQAMFLRLLGKGHLEDTIRQASLRERVAGSAGMAALAQDILAALSAHRLDHVWTDTHYVGLQFPDREHPNTLHWVDEAGKMGEQLQLEDPDVYCPYSATGNVTGSLVYAHYGRPEDLRELRARGVDPAGHLLLVRAGVTSFAQKVASAQDSGARGVLIYPDPADFSHDPHKPGLARHQAVYGHVHLGTGDPYTPGFPSFNQTQFPPVASSGLPSIPAQPISAAIADQLLRKLKGPVAPHKWQGALSSFPYPLGPGPAVYLEVNNHRTSTPIRNIFGCIEGVAEPDHYVVIGAQRDAWGPGAAKSAVGTAILLELVRTFSSMVSNGFRPRRSLLFISWDGGDFGSVGSTEWLEGYLSILHLKAVAYVSLDNAVLGDDKFHAKTSPLLINLIESVLKQVDSPNHSGQTLFEQVMPVNTSWDAEVIQPLSMDSSAYSFTAFAGVPAVEFSFLEDDQAYPFLHTKEDTYENLHRMLRGRLPAVAQAVAQLVGLLLIRLSHDHLLPLDFGRYGDVVLRHMGTLNEYSGDLKARGLTLQWVYSARGDYMRAAEKLRKEIYSSEESDERLTRMYNVRIMRVEFYFLSQYVSPADFPFRHIFLGHGDHTLGALLDHLRLLRPAGAEAAAGAAGWTAGPGFQESRFRRQLALLTWTLQGAANALGGDVWNIDNNF from the exons atggcctttccttcaccCCCTTTCTTCTCAAGTCACACCCCAAACAGCCTCCTTCTCAGAACTCTCTACCTACCTCATAGTTATCAGCACCCCGAAGATCATTATTTCCAGATCCTTCTCCACCCCCTTTTCCAGTCTCATGTCtaccctgcccaccccccacagCAGCAGTGGTCCCCACAACCCTCTCAAACCATCTACAAACGTGTGGAGGGCCCCTCCCAGGGGCgcctggaggaagaagaggaagacagggaggaagggCCTGAGCTGCCAGTCCACTTCTGCCCTATGGAGTTGAAGGGCCCCGAACCTCTGGGCTCTAGACCTGGGCTCCCAGTCCACATACCCTgggcagaagcaggaagaaggGCAGCGCCCTACCTGGTCCTGACAGCCCTGCTGATCTTCACTGGGG CCTTCCTCCTGGGCTATGTGGCCTTCCGAGGGTCCTGCCAGGCGTGTGGGGACTCAGTGTTGGTGGTGAGCGAGGATGGCAACTATGAGCCCGGCCCAGATTCCCGCCAGGGCACGCTGTACTGGAGCGACCTCCAGGCCATGTTCCTGAGGCTCCTCGGGAAGGGACACCTGGAGGACACCATCAG GCAAGCCAGCCTCCGGGAGCGCGTGGCGGGCTCTGCGGGGATGGCCGCGCTGGCCCAGGACATCCTGGCCGCGCTGTCCGCACACAGGCTGGACCACGTGTGGACCGACACGCATTATGTGGGGCTCCAGTTCCCGGACCG GGAGCACCCCAACACTCTACACTGGGTGGATGAGGCTGGGAAGATGGGGGAGCAGCTGCAACTGGAGGACCCCGACGTCTACTGCCCCTACAGCGCCACGGGCAACGTCACG GGGTCCCTGGTCTACGCTCACTATGGGCGGCCCGAGGACTTGCGCGAGCTGCGGGCCAGGGGCGTGGATCCAGCCGGACACCTCCTGCTGGTTCGAGCAGGGGTCACCAGCTTTGCCCAGAAG gtGGCCAGTGCTCAGGACTCTGGGGCCCGAGGCGTGCTCATCTACCCTGACCCAGCAGACTTCTCCCACGACCCGCACAAGCCAGGCCTGGCCAGACACCAGGCTGTGTATGGACAC GTGCATCTGGGAACTGGGGACCCCTACACGCCTGGGTTTCCTTCCTTCAATCAAACTCAGTTCCCTCCAGTCGCATCTTCAGGCCTCCCCAGCATACCCGCCCAGCCCATAAGTGCAGCCATTGCTGACCAACTGCTCAG GAAGCTCAAAGGCCCTGTGGCCCCCCACAAATGGCAGGGAGCCCTCTCAAGCTTCCCTTATCCTCTGGGCCCTGGGCCAGCTGTGTATCTAGAAGTCAACAACCACAGAACCTCTACTCCCATTAGGAACATCTTTGGCTGCATTGAGGGTGTGGCTGAGCCAG ATCACTATGTTGTCATTGGGGCCCAGAGGGATGCATGGGGTCCAGGAGCAGCCAAATCTGCCGTGGGGACAGCCATACTGCTGGAGTTGGTGCGGACATTTTCCTCCATGGTGAGCAATG GTTTCCGGCCCCGCAGGAGTCTTCTCTTTATCAGCTGGGATGGAGGCGACTTTGGCAGTGTGGGCTCCACCGAGTGGCTGGAG GGCTACCTCAGCATACTGCACCTCAAAGCCGTAGCCTACGTGAGCCTGGACAACGCAGTGCTGG GAGATGACAAGTTCCACGCCAAGACCAGCCCGCTTCTCATCAACCTTATAGAGAGTGTCCTGAAGCAG GTGGACTCTCCCAATCACAGTGGGCAGACCCTGTTCGAGCAGGTGATGCCTGTCAACACCAGCTGGGATGCAGAGGT GATTCAGCCTCTGTCCATGGACAGCAGCGCCTACTCCTTCACGGCCTTCGCGGGGGTCCCGGCCGTGGAGTTCTCCTTCCTGGAG GACGACCAGGCATATCCCTTTCTACACACGAAGGAAGACACGTACGAGAACCTACACAGGATGCTTCGAGGACGCCTGCCGGCTGTGGCCCAGGCAGTGGCCCAGCTCGTGGGGCTGCTCCTCATCCGCTTGAGCCACGACCACCTGCTGCCCCTCGACTTCGGCCGCTACGGGGACGTGGTACTCCGGCACATGGGCACCCTCAACGAGTACTCCGGGGACCTCAAG GCCCGCGGGCTGACCCTGCAGTGGGTATACTCGGCGCGCGGGGACTACATGCGCGCGGCCGAGAAGCTGCGGAAGGAGATCTACAGCTCGGAGGAGAGCGACGAGAGGCTGACGCGCATGTACAACGTGCGCATCATGAGG GTGGAGTTCTACTTCCTGTCCCAGTACGTGTCGCCGGCCGACTTCCCGTTCCGCCACATCTTCCTGGGCCACGGCGACCACACCCTGGGCGCCCTGCTGGACCACCTGCGGCTGCTGCGCCCGGCCGGCGCGGAGGCCGCGGCCGGCGCCGCGGGGTGGACGGCCGGCCCCGGCTTCCAGGAGAGCCGCTTCCGGCGCCAGCTGGCCCTGCTCACCTGGACGCTGCAGGGGGCGGCCAACGCGCTGGGCGGCGACGTCTGGAACATCGACAACAACTTCTGA
- the Tfr2 gene encoding transferrin receptor protein 2 isoform X2 → MERLRGLLQRAQQWSPQPSQTIYKRVEGPSQGRLEEEEEDREEGPELPVHFCPMELKGPEPLGSRPGLPVHIPWAEAGRRAAPYLVLTALLIFTGAFLLGYVAFRGSCQACGDSVLVVSEDGNYEPGPDSRQGTLYWSDLQAMFLRLLGKGHLEDTIRQASLRERVAGSAGMAALAQDILAALSAHRLDHVWTDTHYVGLQFPDREHPNTLHWVDEAGKMGEQLQLEDPDVYCPYSATGNVTGSLVYAHYGRPEDLRELRARGVDPAGHLLLVRAGVTSFAQKVASAQDSGARGVLIYPDPADFSHDPHKPGLARHQAVYGHVHLGTGDPYTPGFPSFNQTQFPPVASSGLPSIPAQPISAAIADQLLRKLKGPVAPHKWQGALSSFPYPLGPGPAVYLEVNNHRTSTPIRNIFGCIEGVAEPDHYVVIGAQRDAWGPGAAKSAVGTAILLELVRTFSSMVSNGFRPRRSLLFISWDGGDFGSVGSTEWLEGYLSILHLKAVAYVSLDNAVLGDDKFHAKTSPLLINLIESVLKQVDSPNHSGQTLFEQVMPVNTSWDAEVIQPLSMDSSAYSFTAFAGVPAVEFSFLEDDQAYPFLHTKEDTYENLHRMLRGRLPAVAQAVAQLVGLLLIRLSHDHLLPLDFGRYGDVVLRHMGTLNEYSGDLKARGLTLQWVYSARGDYMRAAEKLRKEIYSSEESDERLTRMYNVRIMRVEFYFLSQYVSPADFPFRHIFLGHGDHTLGALLDHLRLLRPAGAEAAAGAAGWTAGPGFQESRFRRQLALLTWTLQGAANALGGDVWNIDNNF, encoded by the exons ATGGAACGGCTTCGGGGTCTACTCCAGAGAGCG CAGCAGTGGTCCCCACAACCCTCTCAAACCATCTACAAACGTGTGGAGGGCCCCTCCCAGGGGCgcctggaggaagaagaggaagacagggaggaagggCCTGAGCTGCCAGTCCACTTCTGCCCTATGGAGTTGAAGGGCCCCGAACCTCTGGGCTCTAGACCTGGGCTCCCAGTCCACATACCCTgggcagaagcaggaagaaggGCAGCGCCCTACCTGGTCCTGACAGCCCTGCTGATCTTCACTGGGG CCTTCCTCCTGGGCTATGTGGCCTTCCGAGGGTCCTGCCAGGCGTGTGGGGACTCAGTGTTGGTGGTGAGCGAGGATGGCAACTATGAGCCCGGCCCAGATTCCCGCCAGGGCACGCTGTACTGGAGCGACCTCCAGGCCATGTTCCTGAGGCTCCTCGGGAAGGGACACCTGGAGGACACCATCAG GCAAGCCAGCCTCCGGGAGCGCGTGGCGGGCTCTGCGGGGATGGCCGCGCTGGCCCAGGACATCCTGGCCGCGCTGTCCGCACACAGGCTGGACCACGTGTGGACCGACACGCATTATGTGGGGCTCCAGTTCCCGGACCG GGAGCACCCCAACACTCTACACTGGGTGGATGAGGCTGGGAAGATGGGGGAGCAGCTGCAACTGGAGGACCCCGACGTCTACTGCCCCTACAGCGCCACGGGCAACGTCACG GGGTCCCTGGTCTACGCTCACTATGGGCGGCCCGAGGACTTGCGCGAGCTGCGGGCCAGGGGCGTGGATCCAGCCGGACACCTCCTGCTGGTTCGAGCAGGGGTCACCAGCTTTGCCCAGAAG gtGGCCAGTGCTCAGGACTCTGGGGCCCGAGGCGTGCTCATCTACCCTGACCCAGCAGACTTCTCCCACGACCCGCACAAGCCAGGCCTGGCCAGACACCAGGCTGTGTATGGACAC GTGCATCTGGGAACTGGGGACCCCTACACGCCTGGGTTTCCTTCCTTCAATCAAACTCAGTTCCCTCCAGTCGCATCTTCAGGCCTCCCCAGCATACCCGCCCAGCCCATAAGTGCAGCCATTGCTGACCAACTGCTCAG GAAGCTCAAAGGCCCTGTGGCCCCCCACAAATGGCAGGGAGCCCTCTCAAGCTTCCCTTATCCTCTGGGCCCTGGGCCAGCTGTGTATCTAGAAGTCAACAACCACAGAACCTCTACTCCCATTAGGAACATCTTTGGCTGCATTGAGGGTGTGGCTGAGCCAG ATCACTATGTTGTCATTGGGGCCCAGAGGGATGCATGGGGTCCAGGAGCAGCCAAATCTGCCGTGGGGACAGCCATACTGCTGGAGTTGGTGCGGACATTTTCCTCCATGGTGAGCAATG GTTTCCGGCCCCGCAGGAGTCTTCTCTTTATCAGCTGGGATGGAGGCGACTTTGGCAGTGTGGGCTCCACCGAGTGGCTGGAG GGCTACCTCAGCATACTGCACCTCAAAGCCGTAGCCTACGTGAGCCTGGACAACGCAGTGCTGG GAGATGACAAGTTCCACGCCAAGACCAGCCCGCTTCTCATCAACCTTATAGAGAGTGTCCTGAAGCAG GTGGACTCTCCCAATCACAGTGGGCAGACCCTGTTCGAGCAGGTGATGCCTGTCAACACCAGCTGGGATGCAGAGGT GATTCAGCCTCTGTCCATGGACAGCAGCGCCTACTCCTTCACGGCCTTCGCGGGGGTCCCGGCCGTGGAGTTCTCCTTCCTGGAG GACGACCAGGCATATCCCTTTCTACACACGAAGGAAGACACGTACGAGAACCTACACAGGATGCTTCGAGGACGCCTGCCGGCTGTGGCCCAGGCAGTGGCCCAGCTCGTGGGGCTGCTCCTCATCCGCTTGAGCCACGACCACCTGCTGCCCCTCGACTTCGGCCGCTACGGGGACGTGGTACTCCGGCACATGGGCACCCTCAACGAGTACTCCGGGGACCTCAAG GCCCGCGGGCTGACCCTGCAGTGGGTATACTCGGCGCGCGGGGACTACATGCGCGCGGCCGAGAAGCTGCGGAAGGAGATCTACAGCTCGGAGGAGAGCGACGAGAGGCTGACGCGCATGTACAACGTGCGCATCATGAGG GTGGAGTTCTACTTCCTGTCCCAGTACGTGTCGCCGGCCGACTTCCCGTTCCGCCACATCTTCCTGGGCCACGGCGACCACACCCTGGGCGCCCTGCTGGACCACCTGCGGCTGCTGCGCCCGGCCGGCGCGGAGGCCGCGGCCGGCGCCGCGGGGTGGACGGCCGGCCCCGGCTTCCAGGAGAGCCGCTTCCGGCGCCAGCTGGCCCTGCTCACCTGGACGCTGCAGGGGGCGGCCAACGCGCTGGGCGGCGACGTCTGGAACATCGACAACAACTTCTGA
- the Actl6b gene encoding actin-like protein 6B — protein sequence MSGGVYGGDEVGALVFDIGSFSVRAGYAGEDCPKADFPTTVGLLAAEEGGGLELEGEKEKKGKIFHIDTNALHVPRDGAEVMSPLKNGMIEDWECFRAILDHTYSKHVKSEPNLHPVLMSEAPWNTRAKREKLTELMFEQYNIPAFFLCKTAVLTAFANGRSTGLVLDSGATHTTAIPVHDGYVLQQGIVKSPLAGDFISMQCRELFQEMAIDIIPPYMIAAKEPVREGAPPNWKKKEKLPQVSKSWHNYMCNEVIQDFQASVLQVSDSPYDEQVAAQMPTVHYEMPNGYNTDYGAERLRIPEGLFDPSNVKGLSGNTMLGVGHVVTTSIGMCDIDIRPGLYGSVIVTGGNTLLQGFTDRLNRELSQKTPPSMRLKLIASNSTMERKFSPWIGGSILASLGTFQQMWISKQEYEEGGKQCVERKCP from the exons ATGAGCGGGGGCGTCTATGGCGGAG ATGAGGTGGGGGCGCTGGTCTTTGACATTGGCTCCTTCTCAGTTCGAGCTGGGTATGCCGGGGAAGATTGTCCCAAG gctgacttccccaccacagtggggctgctggctgcagaggaggggggcgggctggagctggaaggggagaaggagaagaaagggaagatttTCCACATTGACACGAATGCCCTGCATGTGCCTCGGGATGGAGCAGAGGTCATGTCACCGCTCAAGAACGGCATGA TCGAGGACTGGGAGTGTTTCCGAGCCATCCTGGACCACACGTACAGCAAACATGTCAAGTCTGAGCCAAACCTGCACCCGGTGCTCATGTCCGAGGCTCCG TGGAACACACGGGCCAAGAGGGAGAAGCTGACAGAGCTGATGTTCGAGCAATACAACATTCCTGCCTTCTTTTTATGCAAGACGGCCGTGCTCACTGC CTTTGCAAATGGACGCTCCACAGGGCTTGTGCTGGACAGCGGGGCCACACACACCACGGCCATCCCCGTGCACGATGGCTATGTCCTGCAGCAAG GTATCGTCAAGTCGCCCCTGGCAGGGGACTTCATCTCCATGCAGTGCCGGGAGCTCTTCCAGGAGATGGCCATTGACATCATCCCCCCATACATGATTGCAGCCAAG GAACCTGTCCGAGAGGGAGCCCCTCCAAactggaagaagaaggagaagttaCCCCAAGTCTCCAAGTCCTGGCATAACTACATGTGCAAT GAAGTGATCCAGGACTTCCAGGCCTCAGTGCTGCAGGTCTCAGACTCACCCTACGATGAACA AGTGGCTGCACAAATGCCCACCGTGCACTATGAGATGCCCAATGGCTACAACACAGACTACGGTGCCGAGCGCCTGCGCATCCCCGAGGGCCTCTTCGACCCTTCCAATGTCAAG GGACTGTCCGGGAACACCATGTTAGGCGTGGGCCACGTGGTGACCACCAGCATCGGCATGTGTGACATCGACATTCGGCCG GGCCTGTATGGCAGTGTCATTGTCACCGGTGGAAATACGCTGCTCCAGGGCTTCACTGACCGGCTCAATCGAGAACTTTCCCAGAAGACCCCACCG agCATGCGTCTGAAGCTCATCGCCAGCAACAGCACCATGGAGCGCAAGTTCAGCCCCTGGATTGGGGGCTCTATTCTGGCCTCCCTG GGCACTTTCCAGCAGATGTGGATCTCCAAGCAGGAGTACGAGGAGGGTGGGAAGCAGTGCGTGGAGCGGAAGTGCCCCTGA